Within the Sphingobium baderi genome, the region TATGAGGCTCCTCGCCCTTAACGATCCGCATAGGCCTATTGTGACGCTGGATAACCCCTCTATTCCTGAGTTCGCATCGTGGCGCAGCTATGAGATATTTGCCAAGCGGGTGCGTCATTCCAATCGCTTTGTTTGGAGCAATGAAGTCCAAGCGTTCCTTGATACTGTCGTAGCTACCATCGAGCAGCGTGACCAAATTCTTCACAAAGGGCGCGTTCTCTATCGCGCTCAACGTGGTGTAATCTGGGAAGATCGCAAAAACAGCGACGGAGAATGGATCGGCGAAGATGTTTACGGCTATGGCAGCCAGCGGATGAAGCCTTTGGCCAATCGCGCCAAAGAGGGCCGCGCTAATCCTGCTGGTATTCCAGTTCTCTACATCGGCAGCAATCTCGACACAGCTATCTCAGAGGTGCGTCCTTGGGTTGGCGCAGAGGTGTCTGTCGCCCGCTGTAAAATCCTCCGCCCACTTCGGACGTTGGACCTGTCGCTTGGTCACGGCCAATCGTCATTTGCTGGGCCGATTTTCAGTCACGTAATGGGCAATACGAAACCTACTGCCGCTGAGAAGAAGACGGCAGTTTGGACTGACATTGACAATGCCTTCTCCAGACCAGTGACGCTCTCAGACGACACGGCAGACTATGTGCCTACACAAATCCTTGCAGAGCTATTCCGCAGCCAAGGCTACGATGCCATCGCCTACAAAAGCCAGTTTGGCGACGAGGATGGTTTGAACATCGCTGTTTTTGACCCCAGCGCGGTCGAGATAGCCACTTGCGCGCCATTCAAAGTGAAATCCATTAAGGTCGAAGCGGAGCAGATTGGGAACGACTGGTTCCGAACGGAAAGCAACTAACCGCAAACCCACTTGTCAATTCGTTCCTATTTTGTTCTCATTGAGACATGGAACGCGATTCGCTCTCAGCCATAATCCTAAACTCGCCTGCATGGGCCAGAGTTGGCCTCACAATGCCTGACGAGCGTATGCGCGAACGGGCAGCAGACGCCCTTGCAGCCAGCATCATTGAGAAGCTTAACCCTGCTCCTGAACCTGACCGCAATCAGCTAAAGTTGCCACTGTGACGAGCCGTGGGCAAACTCGGCCCAACGCGCAAATTGCCTGACACTGATCCACCAAAACAATGAAATTCTTTATCGAACCGTAACGACAATGCGGCTACGTTCGCCGCAATTCGTTGGGGGTATTATGAAAATCTCGCGTTCGTGGGCGTTAGGTCTTTCACTTCTGTTGGCAGCATGTGGCAAGCCTGATGCGTCAGGAATCTATGTCGCTGCCACTGACGGCAGAGTTACCTTGGTGCAGCTTGTCCAAGCCCAAGACGGGAAGCTGACTGGCAGATTGGAAGAATCGACCATTGGCGTTGATGGACAGTCACGACCAAGGAAGCGATGGTTGATGGCTCTGTATCAGGGAACGAACTGATGCTGCGGCCTGCAAGCGCGTGGTTTGGTGGGATACAGGCCAGCGGCACAGTCTCAGGAAGCAAGCTGACGCTCACCAACAAAAACGTCACCTTGACCGCTGATCGTTCCTCCTTGGAAAAATATCAGGAGGCTGTGGCAAAGCTGAAAGGCGATGCTGGCGAGCAGCAAAAGCGGATAGCGGTTACGAATGCGAACGCCGCCCAGCAAGAAGCGCAAGCCCGCGCTGAGAAGCAAATGGCTGACATGGCTACAGAGGTAAACAACCTCGCGGAGCGCCTGCGCCTTGCTGCAACCAAATTAGGCGAAGCGGTTTCGCGCAGCCCGAATTTCGGTAAGCAGGCTATGGCGAACACGGCCCGAATTTCCCAACTGGTTCAGCGCGCCAATGGGCAATCGGACCTTGCCCGCAACCAACTGGCGGTCGCCGCCAATCAGATCGAGGTAGACACGAACCAAATCGAAGTCGCCCGTTCACAATATGCCATAGGGCTGAACGGAATTGTAGAAGCCGCAAAGGACGCCGCAACTTCGGTAGGCAAGCTATGCGGCTCTAATCCCCCTGCTCAATTAGGTGCTGTATGCGGCGATGCAATGGCAGCGGTAAACACGTTCAAGGATGCGTTCATCAGGAGCACCAAGACATTCACGCCCTACAAGCAACAAGTGCAGGCTGAAATGGATAGGCAGAATAAGCTGTCCCAGCGGATTGAAGGCTAAACATGGGAATAAGGAGGACACAGGGCTTCCTCATAGAGCTTGCCGTTGTAGGCGCGCTCGCCGCAAGCGTATGGGTCGAGACGAATACCAGCATATCAGGCGGCTACGTCATAATCCCTGCGCTGGCGACCCTCGTGCCGCTCTATTTCTGGAATTACATGCGGCCTTGGGGCCGTCGAAGGAAATGGCGGCCACGAGTAGTGAGCCAGCAGCGGCAACCATATGATAGGCGGTCGCGGTCGAATGGCTGGCAGCAGCTAAAGGAAAGGCAGTTCCCTGAATGGGCAGTCTACGCTGTTGCCGCTGTCCTAATGGTTGGCACCTTCTG harbors:
- a CDS encoding DUF6771 family protein, whose product is MERDSLSAIILNSPAWARVGLTMPDERMRERAADALAASIIEKLNPAPEPDRNQLKLPL
- a CDS encoding RES family NAD+ phosphorylase, with the protein product MRLLALNDPHRPIVTLDNPSIPEFASWRSYEIFAKRVRHSNRFVWSNEVQAFLDTVVATIEQRDQILHKGRVLYRAQRGVIWEDRKNSDGEWIGEDVYGYGSQRMKPLANRAKEGRANPAGIPVLYIGSNLDTAISEVRPWVGAEVSVARCKILRPLRTLDLSLGHGQSSFAGPIFSHVMGNTKPTAAEKKTAVWTDIDNAFSRPVTLSDDTADYVPTQILAELFRSQGYDAIAYKSQFGDEDGLNIAVFDPSAVEIATCAPFKVKSIKVEAEQIGNDWFRTESN